One Acropora palmata chromosome 2, jaAcrPala1.3, whole genome shotgun sequence genomic window carries:
- the LOC141873779 gene encoding extracellular calcium-sensing receptor-like, whose product MVHTMSFLIFAFWILHITCNKRDSLKVNHSLHCADPSSASNLEGDLIIGGFFPVHIMKPTEGTQQSYDINLYGLNWVEAMLFTIQEINQNHNFLPRNFTLGYDIRDSCNSVPVALNAALDFLLEAGNTSSGNNPIEPANNCSTFYCRCKSKQTLISAVIGAASSSISVSVASLVGVDYTPQISYSSTSVLLSDKTIYPSFFRTIPSDTYQAQALADLLLHFGWTYVSIVASDNAYGRAGVDSLRTELKKRGICIALEKIFNPSLSKEELQTVIEHLKNTPKARVIILWCERPNAVGFLNEASRQQLNGKTWIGTETWGDAYQLKSLDENVVGGMLGVLPLLKKHLDYEKHLRELRPNSTAYNPWMWEYWEGKFDCFMKDPKNQWPSSIRFIQERDYYVYSTERPNVTILCPKRPSRGRPSGHFLPRNKYTNVMDAVYAVAHAVKDIFNCKNTESGLQGEECPTVNGSFVRPRDISRFLKNVSFKGRSGSQIMFDKNGDLRYGSYAIKNLQRVNDKKMDFVEIGVWNGIDGKLSLKNTSRIIWNGWTSVKPKSICADPCDPGYYSVQGSISCCWKCVKCENGFAKSNSGPEVCRKCAVGFVSNAPRTHCVELKSDYLAWQNGHGVTTVVLAIIGLIISHGVLVVFYRYRDTAMVKASNRELSFLHLGCIVAIFVLPFVLIGMPTEARCTVRPLFFGIPFTLCTSITLLKTDRLLRIFQARSRLAAGSSYLISNTMQVILASMMTLVPVTVTTVWFVFHAPEVITKVDLSREGWQVVSCGASNELLNIVILAYVLILALLCTYFAFRARKLPENFNEAKYICFAMFAFCVFWLSFFPAYYDSVGSKRDFIFCVAVLGSGYAVLCIMYSPKLHVILFRPENNTTEAFRAITLVAMKRTEGVVVSSNSTTPPRATPVSSPLPSRRESPADGFTVINGRLSAVSIGQRISPSSK is encoded by the coding sequence ATGGTACACACGATGTCGTTCTTGATATTTGCATTTTGGATTTTACATATCACTTGTAACAAAAGGGATTCTCTGAAGGTAAATCATTCACTGCATTGTGCCGATCCAAGCAGTGCTTCAAACCTTGAGGGCGATTTAATTATCGGTGGATTTTTCCCTGTCCATATTATGAAACCTACGGAAGGAACACAGCAATCGTATGATATCAATTTATACGGATTGAACTGGGTGGAAGCcatgttgtttacaattcaGGAAATCAACCAGAATCACAATTTTCTACCACGTAACTTCACTTTGGGTTATGACATAAGGGATTCCTGTAACAGTGTCCCTGTAGCTCTCAATGCAGCGCTGGATTTTTTGCTAGAAGCAGGCAATACAAGCAGTGGAAACAACCCAATCGAGCCGGCGAATAATTGCTCTACTTTTTATTGCAGATGTAAAAGCAAACAGACGTTAATATCAGCCGTCATTGGAGCGGCTTCATCCTCTATATCAGTCAGCGTGGCCAGTCTTGTTGGAGTGGACTATACGCCCCAGATTAGTTACTCATCGACTAGCGTACTCCTCAGCGACAAGACAATTTATCCTTCATTTTTCAGAACAATACCCTCCGACACATACCAGGCACAAGCTCTGGCCGATTTATTATTGCATTTTGGATGGACATACGTGTCCATCGTAGCCTCCGACAACGCATATGGACGAGCTGGGGTCGATTCGCTCCGCACCGAACTGAAGAAGCGTGGAATTTGCATTGCCTTAGAAAAGATCTTTAATCCTTCTTTGTCAAAGGAGGAGCTTCAAACAGTTATCGAACATCTCAAGAACACTCCGAAAGCAAGGGTAATCATTTTATGGTGTGAGAGGCCGAATGCCGTTGGCTTTTTGAACGAGGCATCGCGTCAACAACTGAATGGTAAGACATGGATTGGTACAGAAACCTGGGGAGATGCTTACCAGCTTAAAAGTTTGGACGAAAATGTTGTCGGAGGAATGCTTGGAGTATTGCCTTTGTTGAAAAAGCACCTGGACTATGAAAAACACTTGAGAGAATTGAGACCAAACAGCACGGCATATAATCCCTGGATGTGGGAATATTGGGAAGGAAAGTTCGATTGCTTCATGAAAGACCCAAAGAATCAGTGGCCATCATCAATTCGATTCATTCAAGAGAGAGATTATTACGTCTACTCGACAGAAAGACCAAATGTGACCATACTGTGTCCAAAACGACCTTCCCGCGGTCGACCAAGTGGACACTTTTTGCCTCGTAATAAGTACACAAATGTAATGGATGCTGTCTACGCGGTTGCTCATGCAGTCAAAGATATCTTTAATTGCAAGAATACTGAAAGTGGCCTCCAGGGCGAAGAATGCCCTACCGTCAATGGTTCGTTTGTAAGGCCAAGGGACATTTCACGGTTTTTGAAAAACGTTTCATTCAAGGGAAGATCTGGGTCACAAATCATGTTTGATAAGAATGGTGATCTCCGATACGGGTCCTACGCCATCAAAAACCTACAGCGAGTAAACGACAAGAAAATGGACTTTGTGGAGATAGGTGTGTGGAATGGCATTGATGGAAAGCTTTCACTTAAGAACACTTCGCGCATCATATGGAATGGTTGGACTTCAGTAAAACCCAAGTCAATCTGCGCCGACCCTTGTGATCCGGGATATTATTCTGTTCAGGGAAGTATTTCTTGTTGCTGGAAATGTGTGAAATGCGAGAACGGTTTTGCAAAATCAAACTCAGGTCCTGAAGTTTGCCGGAAATGCGCAGTAGGCTTTGTGTCGAACGCCCCCCGAACGCACTGTGTAGAATTAAAATCAGACTATCTGGCATGGCAAAATGGACACGGTGTAACCACAGTCGTTCTTGCAATCATCGGCTTAATTATATCACATGGCGTTCTTGTAGTTTTCTATAGGTATCGTGATACGGCCATGGTGAAGGCGTCTAATCGCGAGTTGTCATTTTTGCATCTCGGATGTATCGTTGCAATATTCGTGCTACCGTTTGTACTGATAGGAATGCCGACAGAAGCTCGTTGCACAGTTCGACCGCTATTCTTTGGAATCCCATTCACTCTCTGCACTTCGATAACGCTGCTAAAGACGGATCGACTCTTGCGCATATTTCAAGCCAGGTCACGGCTGGCCGCTGGCAGCAGCTACCTCATAAGTAATACAATGCAAGTCATTTTGGCGAGCATGATGACGCTAGTTCCCGTTACCGTGACAACTGTATGGTTTGTTTTCCATGCACCGGAAGTTATCACAAAAGTTGACCTGTCAAGGGAGGGCTGGCAGGTAGTCAGCTGTGGGGCATCAAACGAACTTCTCAACATTGTGATTCTAGCGTATGTGTTGATCTTGGCATTGCTATGTACTTACTTTGCGTTCAGAGCCAGGAAGCTCCCTGAAAATTTCAACGAAGCTAAATACATCTGCTTTGCAATGTTCGCGTTCTGTGTTTTTTGGCTTAGTTTTTTCCCAGCGTACTACGACAGTGTTGGCTCCAAGCGTGATTTCATATTCTGTGTAGCGGTTCTTGGCTCAGGTTATGCCGTGCTGTGTATAATGTACTCTCCGAAGTTGCATGTAATACTTTTTCGTCCCGAGAACAACACCACTGAAGCTTTCCGAGCAATCACATTAGTGGCTATGAAAAGGACTGAAGGGGTCGTGGTGTCTTCGAACAGCACTACACCTCCTAGGGCTACACCTGTCTCTTCTCCTCTTCCTTCCAGGCGCGAGTCACCAGCCGACGGGTTTACGGTTATTAACGGGAGATTAAGTGCAGTCAGTATTGGCCAGCGGATCTCTCCATCATCTAAATAA
- the LOC141873718 gene encoding extracellular calcium-sensing receptor-like yields the protein MLGVLPLLKKHLDYEKHLRELRPNSTAYNPWMWEYWEGKFDCFMKDPKNQWPSSIRFIQERDYYVYSTERPNVTILCPKRPSRGRPSGHFLPRNKYTNVMDAVYAVAHAVKDIFNCKNTESGLQGEECPTVNGSFVRPRDISRFLKNVSFKGRSGSQIMFDKNGDLRYGSYAIKNLQRVNDKKMDFVEIGVWNGIDGKLSLKNTSRIIWNGWTSVKPKSICADPCDPGYYSVQGSISCCWKCVKCENGFAKSNSGPEVCRKCAVGFVSNAPRTHCVELKSDYLAWQNGHGVTTVVLAIIGLIISHGVLVVFYRYRDTAMVKASNRELSFLHLGCIVAIFVLPFVLIGMPTEARCTVRPLFFGIPFTLCTSITLLKTDRLLRIFQARSRLAAGSSYLISNTMQVILASMMTLVPVTVTTVWFVFHAPEVITKVDLSREGWQVVSCGASNELLNIVILAYVLILALLCTYFAFRARKLPENFNEAKYICFAMFAFCVFWLSFFPAYYDSVGSKRDFIFCVAVLGSGYAVLCIMYSPKLHVILFRPENNTTEAFRAITLVAMKRTEGVVVSSNSTTPPRATPVSSPLPSRRESPADGFTVINGRLSAVSIGQRISPSSK from the coding sequence ATGCTTGGAGTATTGCCTTTGTTGAAAAAGCACCTGGACTATGAAAAACACTTGAGAGAATTGAGACCAAACAGCACGGCATATAATCCCTGGATGTGGGAATATTGGGAAGGAAAGTTCGATTGCTTCATGAAAGACCCAAAGAATCAGTGGCCATCATCAATTCGATTCATTCAAGAGAGAGATTATTACGTCTACTCGACAGAAAGACCAAATGTGACCATACTGTGTCCAAAACGACCTTCCCGCGGTCGACCAAGTGGACACTTTTTGCCTCGTAATAAGTACACAAATGTAATGGATGCTGTCTACGCGGTTGCTCATGCAGTCAAAGATATCTTTAATTGCAAGAATACTGAAAGTGGCCTCCAGGGCGAAGAATGCCCTACCGTCAATGGTTCGTTTGTAAGGCCAAGGGACATTTCACGGTTTTTGAAAAACGTTTCATTCAAGGGAAGATCTGGGTCACAAATCATGTTTGATAAGAATGGTGATCTCCGATACGGGTCCTACGCCATCAAAAACCTACAGCGAGTAAACGACAAGAAAATGGACTTTGTGGAGATAGGTGTGTGGAATGGCATTGATGGAAAGCTTTCACTTAAGAACACTTCGCGCATCATATGGAATGGTTGGACTTCAGTAAAACCCAAGTCAATCTGCGCCGACCCTTGTGATCCGGGATATTATTCTGTTCAGGGAAGTATTTCTTGTTGCTGGAAATGTGTGAAATGCGAGAACGGTTTTGCAAAATCAAACTCAGGTCCTGAAGTTTGCCGGAAATGCGCAGTAGGCTTTGTGTCGAACGCCCCCCGAACGCACTGTGTAGAATTAAAATCAGACTATCTGGCATGGCAAAATGGACACGGTGTAACCACAGTCGTTCTTGCAATCATCGGCTTAATTATATCACATGGCGTTCTTGTAGTTTTCTATAGGTATCGTGATACGGCCATGGTGAAGGCGTCTAATCGCGAGTTGTCATTTTTGCATCTCGGATGTATCGTTGCAATATTCGTGCTACCGTTTGTACTGATAGGAATGCCGACAGAAGCTCGTTGCACAGTTCGACCGCTATTCTTTGGAATCCCATTCACTCTCTGCACTTCGATAACGCTGCTAAAGACGGATCGACTCTTGCGCATATTTCAAGCCAGGTCACGGCTGGCCGCTGGCAGCAGCTACCTCATAAGTAATACAATGCAAGTCATTTTGGCGAGCATGATGACGCTAGTTCCCGTTACCGTGACAACTGTATGGTTTGTTTTCCATGCACCGGAAGTTATCACAAAAGTTGACCTGTCAAGGGAGGGCTGGCAGGTAGTCAGCTGTGGGGCATCAAACGAACTTCTCAACATTGTGATTCTAGCGTATGTGTTGATCTTGGCATTGCTATGTACTTACTTTGCGTTCAGAGCCAGGAAGCTCCCTGAAAATTTCAACGAAGCTAAATACATCTGCTTTGCAATGTTCGCGTTCTGTGTTTTTTGGCTTAGTTTTTTCCCAGCGTACTACGACAGTGTTGGCTCCAAGCGTGATTTCATATTCTGTGTAGCGGTTCTTGGCTCAGGTTATGCCGTGCTGTGTATAATGTACTCTCCGAAGTTGCATGTAATACTTTTTCGTCCCGAGAACAACACCACTGAAGCTTTCCGAGCAATCACATTAGTGGCTATGAAAAGGACTGAAGGGGTCGTGGTGTCTTCGAACAGCACTACACCTCCTAGGGCTACACCTGTCTCTTCTCCTCTTCCTTCCAGGCGCGAGTCACCAGCCGACGGGTTTACGGTTATTAACGGGAGATTAAGTGCAGTCAGTATTGGCCAGCGGATCTCTCCATCATCTAAATAA
- the LOC141873780 gene encoding extracellular calcium-sensing receptor-like, with protein MVHTMSFLIFAFWILHITCNKRDSLKVNHSLHCADPSSASNLEGDLIIGGFFPVHIMKPTEGTQQSYDINLYGLNWVEAMLFTIQEINQNHNFLPRNFTLGYDIRDSCNSVPVALNAALDFLLEAGNTSSGNNPIEPANNCSTFYCRCKSKQTLISAVIGAASSSISVSVASLVGVDYTPQISYSSTSVLLSDKTIYPSFFRTIPSDTYQAQALADLLLHFGWTYVSIVASDNAYGRAGVDSLRTELKKRGICIALEKIFNPSLSKEELQTVIEHLKNTPKARVIIL; from the coding sequence ATGGTACACACGATGTCGTTCTTGATATTTGCATTTTGGATTTTACATATCACTTGTAACAAAAGGGATTCTCTGAAGGTAAATCATTCACTGCATTGTGCCGATCCAAGCAGTGCTTCAAACCTTGAGGGCGATTTAATTATCGGTGGATTTTTCCCTGTCCATATTATGAAACCTACGGAAGGAACACAGCAATCGTATGATATCAATTTATACGGATTGAACTGGGTGGAAGCcatgttgtttacaattcaGGAAATCAACCAGAATCACAATTTTCTACCACGTAACTTCACTTTGGGTTATGACATAAGGGATTCCTGTAACAGTGTCCCTGTAGCTCTCAATGCAGCGCTGGACTTTTTGCTAGAAGCAGGCAATACAAGCAGTGGAAACAACCCAATCGAGCCGGCGAATAATTGCTCTACTTTTTATTGCAGATGTAAAAGCAAACAGACGTTAATATCAGCCGTCATTGGAGCGGCTTCATCCTCTATATCAGTCAGCGTGGCCAGTCTTGTTGGAGTGGACTATACGCCCCAGATTAGTTACTCATCGACTAGCGTACTCCTCAGCGACAAGACAATTTATCCTTCATTTTTCAGAACAATACCCTCCGACACATACCAGGCACAAGCTCTGGCCGATTTATTATTGCATTTTGGATGGACATACGTGTCCATCGTAGCCTCCGACAACGCATATGGACGAGCTGGGGTCGATTCGCTCCGCACCGAACTGAAGAAGCGTGGAATTTGCATTGCCTTAGAAAAGATCTTTAATCCTTCTTTGTCAAAGGAGGAGCTTCAAACAGTTATCGAACATCTCAAGAACACTCCGAAAGCAAGGGTAATCATTTTATGA